Proteins encoded together in one Salmo trutta chromosome 3, fSalTru1.1, whole genome shotgun sequence window:
- the LOC115178411 gene encoding membrane progestin receptor delta gives MQWEPGPGEGAQAPAFDCPVWCVLCRGCRARLREACQRGRGAIRLPTDMLSIKLPQLFDIHQVPKVFREDGIISGYRHPQSSALDCILSSFQMTNETVNIWTHFLPTWYFLWRFSVLCSTLNFLSESYTWPLLVYMLLICVYPFTSSCAHTFSTMSPEARHICYFFDYGALSLYSLGCAITYGSYVMPDCWVNSWLHQHFVPIAICNTVFCTSLSCYSRFLEMQFPHRSKVLRTGAFVFPFIFDNIPLFYRLLLCCGGSCCHSEALSSHCYHLLFAFLTCFLFASHLPERLAPGRFDYFGHSHQLFHICAVVGTHFQMEAVLADMTSRRAWLIAQAAVPSFLSTLGALALSIILNLGIIGIFSAPLLWNHHHSANHPLTPPAKRKQQ, from the exons ATGCAATGGGAACCAGGGCCTGGAGAGGGGGCCCAGGCCCCAGCGTTTGACTGCCCAGTCTGGTGTGTCCTCTGCCGGGGATGCAGGGCCAGGCTCAGGGAGGCCtgccagagagggaggggagccATCAGACTGCCCACAGACATGCTTAGCATCAAACTCCCCCAGCTCTTCGACATCCACCAAGTCCCCAAG GTGTTCCGGGAGGATGGCATCATCTCGGGATACCGTCACCCCCAAAGCTCCGCCCTGGACTGCATCCTTAGCAGCTTCCAGATGACCAATGAGACAGTCAACATCTGGACCCACTTCCTGCCCACATG GTACTTCCTGTGGCGCTTCAGCGTCCTGTGCTCCACACTGAACTTCCTGTCGGAGAGCTACACCTGGCCGCTGCTGGTGTACATGCTGCTGATCTGCGtgtaccccttcacctccagctgtgCCCACACCTTCAGCACCATGTCCCCCGAGGCACGCCACATCTGCTACTTCTTCGACTATGGCGCACTCAGCCTCTACAGCCTGG gtTGTGCCATAACCTATGGCTCATATGTGATGCCTGACTGCTGGGTCAACAGCTGGCTGCACCAACACTTTGTGCCCATCGCCATCTGCAACACAGTATTCTGCACCAGCCTGTCCTGCTATTCTAG ATTCCTGGAGATGCAGTTTCCACACCGCAGTAAAGTTCTCCGGACAGGGGCATTTGTCTTTCCATTCATCTTTGACAACATCCCTCTATTTTACAGA ctgctgCTGTGCTGCGGGGGCAGCTGCTGTCACAGTGAGGCCCTGTCCAGTCACTGTTACCACCTCCTCTTCGCCTTCCTCACCTGCTTCCTGTTTGCCTCACACCTCCCAGAGAGGCTGGCCCCGGGGCGCTTCGACTACTTCG gccACAGTCACCAGCTTTTCCACATCTGTGCCGTGGTGGGTACCCACTTCCAGATGGAGGCGGTGCTAGCAGACATGACCTCACGCAGGGCGTGGCTCATTGCGCAGGCGGCCGTACCCTCCTTCCTGAGTACCCTGGGGGCACTGGCCCTCAGCATCATCCTCAACCTCGGCATCATTGGCATCTTCAGTGCCCCTCTGCTGTGGAACCACCACCACAGTGCCAACCACCCACTGACGCCACCCGCGAAACGCAAGCAACAGTGA